The following coding sequences lie in one Desulfomicrobium escambiense DSM 10707 genomic window:
- a CDS encoding integrase core domain-containing protein — translation LSMEWFRCRAEARVVIEEWRRHYNSVRPHSSLNNMTPEHFCRQYGKNMNRGETLKN, via the coding sequence TCTGTCGATGGAATGGTTCCGGTGTCGGGCCGAGGCGCGGGTTGTGATCGAGGAATGGAGGCGGCACTACAACTCCGTTCGCCCGCATTCAAGCCTGAACAACATGACGCCAGAACATTTCTGTCGGCAGTATGGAAAAAACATGAACCGTGGGGAAACCCTCAAGAATTGA
- a CDS encoding TolC family outer membrane protein, which yields MLLLAALLFLSTSARAASLMDVYRQAIANDPTFQSYQFRTLVATEGKRQALAAMLPTVVATAGYVHQNQDIVSTENEVYDAGTADYGTTTYAVTLTQPLFDWGAYVGWKQAEVVRARSEMEYVLAGQELITRVADLYFQALAAGDRLEYAVIEQTAVEKHFELAQSRLDMGLVPITDLHDAKARLAATEAQTIEARNKLADALQGLSEVTGEPVDALVQLGPNVRFKGAEPADMDSWLKGAVDGNPAIELGRKAVAVAELEVSRQNAGHYPTLNLVSSFDNEDTEDSLFGGSSEVETYKVGVQLKVPLYQGGEVASKVRSARHEVSVARQELIKQERSVDRKTRAAFLGVDSSLKRVDALAESVEANKLALQAKQEGFMSGLFTSLAVLDAERDLAMVSIDHAQARYDYILNSLRLKQAVGTLAEKDLRNLENWLVK from the coding sequence ATGCTGTTATTGGCAGCTCTCCTTTTTCTTTCAACGTCTGCACGTGCAGCGAGTCTCATGGATGTTTACCGGCAGGCGATCGCGAATGATCCAACCTTTCAAAGCTATCAATTCCGGACACTTGTCGCCACTGAGGGCAAGCGGCAGGCTTTGGCCGCCATGCTGCCCACTGTCGTCGCCACGGCGGGCTACGTGCATCAGAACCAGGACATCGTCAGCACCGAGAACGAAGTCTACGATGCCGGCACTGCCGATTACGGGACCACGACGTATGCGGTGACCCTGACCCAGCCCCTGTTCGACTGGGGGGCGTACGTCGGATGGAAACAGGCCGAAGTCGTCCGGGCCAGGTCCGAGATGGAATACGTGCTTGCCGGGCAGGAACTCATCACGCGCGTCGCGGACCTCTACTTCCAGGCCCTGGCCGCAGGGGACAGGCTGGAATACGCCGTCATCGAGCAGACCGCCGTGGAGAAGCACTTCGAGCTCGCCCAGAGCCGCCTGGACATGGGGCTCGTTCCCATAACCGACCTGCACGACGCCAAGGCGCGCCTGGCCGCCACCGAGGCCCAGACCATCGAGGCCCGCAACAAGCTCGCCGACGCCCTGCAGGGTCTGAGTGAGGTCACTGGGGAACCGGTGGATGCCCTGGTTCAGCTGGGGCCCAATGTGCGTTTCAAGGGCGCCGAGCCGGCGGACATGGATTCGTGGCTCAAGGGCGCCGTCGACGGAAATCCGGCCATAGAACTGGGCCGGAAAGCCGTAGCGGTGGCCGAACTCGAGGTTTCGCGTCAGAACGCCGGGCATTACCCGACCCTAAACCTCGTCAGCTCTTTTGACAACGAGGACACCGAAGACTCCCTCTTCGGCGGCAGCAGCGAGGTGGAGACGTACAAGGTCGGCGTGCAGCTGAAAGTGCCGCTGTACCAGGGCGGAGAAGTGGCGTCCAAGGTGCGTTCGGCGAGGCACGAAGTGAGCGTCGCCCGCCAGGAATTGATCAAGCAGGAGCGGTCGGTGGACCGCAAGACCCGAGCGGCCTTCCTCGGAGTCGACAGTTCCCTGAAGCGCGTCGACGCCCTGGCCGAGTCGGTGGAAGCCAACAAGCTGGCCCTGCAGGCTAAGCAGGAAGGGTTCATGTCCGGGCTTTTCACCAGCCTGGCCGTCCTGGATGCCGAGCGCGACCTGGCGATGGTCAGCATCGACCACGCTCAGGCCCGCTATGACTACATCCTCAACAGTCTCAGGCTCAAGCAGGCCGTAGGCACCCTGGCCGAGAAGGACCTGCGGAATCTGGAAAACTGGCTCGTGAAGTAA